One Mycobacterium kubicae genomic window carries:
- a CDS encoding TniB family NTP-binding protein — translation MVTRPAGDEAWTEEPLTTKEGWRRFVDRAPAPVEVLDPATLGRLSADQRDAYDEARRIYHADLPLANTPTIQKVISTARLLVQLNRNQVSARRGLIVSGASGTGKTTALTQLGRTHERHTRKRYPADKHRLPVLYVTVPPAATARMLAVEFARFLGLSFTSRANITDIVEAACATATRTHVELVCVDELHNLNLATRAGAEVSDQLKYFAERLPATFIYAGIDVEAAGLFAGVRGRQIAGRFSVIPATAFAYGTNDQRTQWRALIATMESTLRLHQQRRGSLIELDEYLYQRSGGMIGSLSHLIRGAAILAIEDGCEHITRALLDMVPVDYAAERATPTRTTRRAVS, via the coding sequence ATGGTGACCCGGCCAGCCGGCGACGAAGCGTGGACGGAAGAGCCGCTGACCACCAAGGAGGGGTGGCGGCGGTTCGTAGATCGGGCACCGGCACCGGTAGAGGTGCTCGACCCAGCAACGCTGGGCCGGTTGTCAGCGGACCAGCGCGACGCCTACGACGAGGCCCGTCGCATCTATCACGCCGACCTGCCGTTGGCCAATACGCCGACGATCCAGAAGGTCATCAGCACTGCACGGCTTTTGGTGCAGCTCAACCGCAATCAGGTCTCGGCGCGGCGTGGGCTGATCGTGTCCGGCGCGTCGGGCACCGGCAAGACGACCGCGCTGACCCAACTGGGGCGCACCCACGAGCGTCATACACGAAAGCGCTATCCGGCCGACAAGCATCGGCTGCCTGTTCTGTATGTGACCGTTCCGCCTGCGGCGACAGCCCGGATGTTGGCTGTGGAGTTCGCCCGCTTTCTCGGGCTCAGTTTCACCAGTCGCGCCAATATCACCGACATCGTCGAGGCAGCCTGTGCTACGGCGACCCGCACCCACGTCGAACTGGTCTGCGTGGATGAACTGCATAACCTCAACCTGGCCACCCGCGCTGGTGCTGAGGTGTCTGATCAGCTGAAATACTTCGCCGAGCGACTACCCGCAACGTTCATCTACGCCGGCATCGACGTCGAAGCCGCCGGCCTGTTCGCCGGGGTTCGGGGCCGCCAGATCGCCGGCCGATTCAGCGTCATCCCTGCAACCGCCTTCGCCTACGGCACCAACGATCAGCGCACCCAATGGCGGGCGCTGATCGCCACCATGGAATCCACCCTGCGGCTACACCAGCAGCGCCGCGGCAGTCTGATCGAACTCGACGAATACCTCTACCAACGGAGCGGCGGCATGATCGGCAGCCTGTCGCACCTGATTCGCGGCGCAGCGATCCTTGCCATCGAGGACGGCTGCGAGCACATCACCCGCGCCTTGCTTGACATGGTCCCCGTCGACTATGCCGCCGAACGCGCCACCCCGACACGCACGACGCGTCGAGCAGTGAGCTAA
- a CDS encoding Mu transposase C-terminal domain-containing protein, with protein MTNRPSVLRPGDWVVLDGVEHQVVALAGTSVRLRSVGGAEQVMLLTHLLSWPGFTVLGHEEDCGLEPFGLLETLPPAVVAAAREWERHVIEVETGFSPDAPPDSPARDGFDPAVTTLGERDAAKAAELGVGVRTVQTRRARYARQGLWGLVDQRASREWAATGRADARVVAAVGEVLAAETDTSTGTRSRLMRRVVRKIEDEYGPGVVPLPARTAFYRLVESLAAGRHTFGSAVTRRQTANRPQGMFTPSFAARPGEQVQIDSTPIDVMVLLDNGTPARADLTIVVDIATRTIPTAVLRPVGTKAVDAALLLAKMVVPEPMRPGWSAALQMSASVLPHARLVDIDARMQLAAARPVIVPDTITIDGGKVFVSETFTRACEQLGISVQQARPRTPTDKAIVEATFSAINTLFCQHVASYTGSNPTRRGSDVTGAWTLPELQDLLDEWLLAGWQNRPHDALRDPLAPRRMLSPNEKYAALVAAAGYLPLTLSGEDYLELLPVSWRQINAYGIRLDYRTYDCPELGVYRLQHSGINARRGLWEVHYDPYDVSRVFVRTRDGWLTVPWTHLPMVSAPFAEFTWRHARTITAQRGQDDRNETEVARVLDDLLTRAQAGPVDTRTDRIAARTRLALIDRPRLPAPPATAVHAEPDDESADEPLATVIPFGVFDADVEADRW; from the coding sequence TTGACCAACCGTCCAAGCGTCCTGCGGCCGGGCGATTGGGTGGTGCTCGACGGCGTCGAGCACCAGGTGGTGGCGTTGGCCGGGACATCGGTGCGGCTGCGGTCGGTGGGTGGTGCTGAGCAGGTGATGCTGTTGACGCATCTGCTGTCGTGGCCGGGGTTCACCGTGCTGGGTCACGAAGAAGACTGTGGACTTGAGCCTTTCGGGTTGTTAGAGACCCTGCCACCGGCGGTGGTCGCTGCGGCGCGTGAGTGGGAACGCCACGTCATTGAGGTTGAAACCGGGTTTAGTCCGGACGCGCCACCGGACTCGCCCGCCCGTGATGGGTTCGACCCGGCGGTGACCACGCTCGGCGAACGCGACGCAGCCAAGGCCGCCGAGCTTGGGGTGGGTGTGCGCACGGTACAGACGCGCCGGGCGCGGTATGCCCGACAAGGTTTGTGGGGCCTGGTAGATCAGCGGGCATCCCGGGAGTGGGCGGCCACAGGACGGGCTGATGCGCGGGTGGTGGCCGCGGTCGGCGAGGTGCTGGCTGCTGAGACCGACACGTCGACGGGCACCCGGTCGCGGCTGATGCGGCGGGTGGTGAGGAAGATCGAGGACGAGTACGGACCGGGGGTTGTGCCATTGCCAGCGCGCACGGCGTTCTACCGGCTCGTCGAGTCGCTGGCCGCTGGCCGGCACACCTTCGGATCGGCGGTCACGCGCCGCCAGACCGCCAACCGCCCGCAGGGGATGTTCACGCCGAGCTTCGCGGCCAGGCCGGGTGAACAGGTGCAGATCGATTCGACCCCGATCGATGTGATGGTTTTGCTGGACAACGGAACGCCGGCAAGGGCGGACTTGACGATCGTGGTCGACATCGCGACGCGCACAATCCCGACCGCGGTCCTGCGCCCGGTGGGGACCAAGGCGGTGGACGCGGCCCTGCTCCTGGCGAAGATGGTAGTGCCCGAGCCGATGCGGCCGGGGTGGTCGGCGGCGTTGCAGATGTCGGCGTCAGTGCTGCCGCACGCCCGGCTGGTCGATATCGACGCACGGATGCAACTGGCGGCGGCCCGGCCAGTGATCGTGCCGGACACGATCACCATCGACGGCGGGAAGGTGTTCGTCTCCGAGACGTTCACCCGAGCCTGTGAGCAGCTGGGGATCTCGGTACAGCAGGCGCGCCCGCGCACACCGACCGATAAGGCAATCGTGGAGGCCACGTTTTCGGCGATCAACACATTGTTCTGCCAGCACGTGGCCTCCTACACCGGGTCGAACCCGACTCGCCGCGGCAGCGACGTGACCGGAGCCTGGACGCTGCCCGAGCTGCAGGACCTGCTCGATGAGTGGCTGCTGGCGGGCTGGCAGAACCGCCCACACGACGCGCTGCGCGACCCGCTGGCCCCGCGTCGGATGCTCAGCCCCAACGAGAAGTACGCCGCATTGGTGGCCGCGGCCGGTTATCTCCCACTGACGCTGTCGGGGGAGGACTACCTGGAGTTGCTGCCGGTGAGCTGGCGGCAGATCAACGCCTACGGCATCAGACTCGACTACCGCACCTATGATTGCCCCGAACTGGGTGTCTATCGGCTGCAGCACTCCGGGATCAACGCCCGCCGGGGACTGTGGGAAGTGCACTACGACCCCTACGACGTCAGCCGGGTGTTCGTGCGGACCCGCGATGGGTGGCTGACTGTGCCCTGGACACACCTACCGATGGTGTCGGCCCCGTTCGCCGAGTTCACCTGGCGCCACGCGCGCACCATCACCGCCCAACGGGGCCAAGACGACCGTAACGAAACCGAGGTCGCCCGGGTACTTGACGACCTACTGACCCGCGCCCAAGCCGGGCCGGTCGACACCCGCACCGACCGCATCGCCGCCCGGACCCGCTTGGCTTTGATCGACCGTCCCCGCCTACCGGCGCCACCGGCAACGGCGGTCCATGCAGAGCCCGACGACGAATCCGCCGATGAACCGCTGGCCACGGTGATCCCATTCGGGGTCTTCGACGCCGACGTCGAGGCCGACCGATGGTGA
- a CDS encoding TnsA-like heteromeric transposase endonuclease subunit, with product MTVVLSDAANVAAESDTAELSWVTAEGVPQRLSPDQAAAVPFEDGLPVRRFTTRKGQRHLSGRWWCATTTGHVGFESWLERDHVMLLDFDPAVVGIAAQPFWLSWSDASGSIVRHAPDYFARRADGSAVVMDCRPIERRRDSDRAKFEATRRACARLGWEYRLVGSVEPILAANTRWLAGYRHPRHGHPLIAQLLVEVFATPRGLMHGAAKVGDPIAVLPVLFHLLWRQTLTADLTCPLSEMSVVAVAGARS from the coding sequence GTGACGGTCGTGTTATCCGACGCGGCGAACGTGGCCGCGGAGTCGGACACTGCGGAGTTGAGCTGGGTTACCGCCGAAGGTGTGCCCCAACGGCTGTCACCGGATCAGGCCGCGGCGGTTCCGTTTGAGGACGGGCTGCCGGTGCGCCGGTTCACCACCCGCAAAGGCCAGCGTCATCTGAGCGGTCGGTGGTGGTGCGCAACAACGACCGGCCATGTTGGGTTCGAGTCATGGCTGGAACGCGATCATGTGATGTTGCTGGATTTTGATCCGGCAGTGGTGGGGATTGCGGCGCAACCGTTTTGGTTGAGCTGGTCGGATGCTAGCGGTTCGATAGTGCGCCATGCCCCGGACTATTTCGCGAGGCGCGCAGATGGTTCGGCGGTCGTAATGGATTGCCGACCGATCGAGCGACGCCGCGATAGCGATCGGGCGAAATTCGAGGCGACCCGGCGGGCGTGCGCTCGATTGGGTTGGGAGTACCGACTGGTCGGCAGTGTCGAGCCAATCCTGGCTGCTAACACTCGGTGGCTGGCGGGCTATCGCCATCCGCGCCATGGCCATCCGCTGATCGCACAGTTGCTGGTTGAAGTATTCGCGACACCTCGCGGATTGATGCACGGCGCGGCGAAAGTTGGAGACCCGATTGCGGTGCTGCCAGTGCTGTTTCACCTGCTGTGGCGCCAGACGCTGACAGCGGACCTGACCTGCCCGCTGAGCGAGATGAGTGTGGTCGCCGTGGCTGGGGCGCGGAGTTGA
- the mobF gene encoding MobF family relaxase, translating to MTMHKLTAGNGYEYLIRQVAAVDTTARGRAPLIDYYSTKGESPGRWVGSGLASLSSTRARPVPPEDLAKVWAVPVDSPVTEAQMKALFGEGLHPNADAITKYVAECGVRGLAAAEAAKLGRKFHIRDSETTFVRALAVAYRDHNEEAGLHWNAPIAAPTRAAIRTVVARRMFAEQYKRAPADDRELSGFIARETRARTTAVAGYDLTFSPVKSVSTLWAIAPRAVATVVEECHDVAVGDALAWLETHAAFTRSGKGGVAQVDTTGLLGAAFTHRDSRAGDPDLHTHVAISNKVATVGPDGVLRWLALDGQPVHQFTVAASELYNTRLEAHLGQRLQLRFADVVGEGRGKRPVREIVGISVELMAAWSSRRLAIEARTADLAKQFQAAHGREPTHVETIALAQQATLETREAKHEPRSFAEQRHMWRGQAIEVLGAVRELTAMLGTVLSAPAPQIDAVDDDWITARAAQVIATVARSRATWQRHHVFAEAQRLVRGSGHAADETLADKITETALAEPLSVQHIDIDDGEMGEPAQLRRRDGTSVHSRHGSATYTSQELLAAERRIVAAALRRGGRTVEDIDIELALADSAARDKQLNEGQVALVREMASSGRRVALALAPAGTGKTTAMAALSHAWRSSGATIVGLAPTAAAAIELGEDLSAPTDTIAKYVWSADPASGSSRSAPPPWFTNVGRDTLIIIDEAGKAGTLELDAVITHALARGASIRLVGDDCQLASISAGGVLRNIAHKTDSLTLSQLVRFGSTAESAATLAIRRGDPSGLGFYIDHQRVHVGADHTAADMAYTAWAADLDAGRDSLLLAPTNAIVDTLNARARLDRLAAADPATRRGHEITLSDRLAASPGDLIRTRRNARRLRLSPTDYVRNGYRFQILEIHRNGSIKARHLGSGQTVRLPAHYVIKHVTLGYAATIDSAQGLTAGHACHIVGAGSLTRQLLYVALTRGRIENHIYLSTAESDPHRVLSPKATHPETAVDVLTKTLSRDGAQVSATSAAREARDPFVRLGPAAAMYYNALGDAAQALASPALLAQLHITADQLYPGLTRAEAWPVLCKHLAIIGADGRDPFATLTEAASVGELFSAHDPAAVLDWRIDPTGGHSAGIGPLRWLPATPTLLANDPAWENCLTGRAVLVAELADQIRETVTHQWTPATAPAWAKPVLAANPQLAAEIAVFRAAHNVVAEDTTLLGPPQYAVRARTIQKLLENRAQAVVRTQSPHARRFEQLIDSIDPRIRADGYWPQLAAHLAQAATSRPDLPGLVRAAAIQRPLPDELPAAALWWRLAAELTPAATVDAPHTGLRPAWIADLHNVFGSATAQSIVADPAWPGLVSAVNAADPTRWTPADLLHVAAEHLADVDPDHTIPAYQYARTITYTVDLIGGHHDHADHPLPEQPPLHPEEEEQLPPDPHATRIDMPATDLSTQPWHPELVEPDPTNTPLETADELAGLDFDDLPRHRVAPPPLPAALLDLTSLRTQYQQALADHQALHARAAIGDGPAMRQATPRIRELRQRADADRPYLIAVHDVTAEWADAEAEYETALSHVDWARNQLDELQAQPDVDPLDIASAKLDVQLRLMALPDTAPAERYQAALREALAARAKAAGGADRVISGDDVDNVIAEARSEDDRAVLAARRRSSQLRRDLDRAELAAAAAFAAAETRSAEHITAQLGQLAIELRVLEAASRFQPHRPLSLANSAAADLSPAIAAAITSTARLPFAVTVVHAQPSPERRAALHTLHSAAAASERKILWCSPTREQAEDAVTNELADTAATITETHATITNKKSQSPLPPGSLIIIDDAASADPAIIADLAEHAAANQSGLVLLDTTGQTWPPKPAQRLLRLVATELPWTTTIGAPPTSAVINRGTPPDLDPALTQAGRLHPAILDERLRDSLARAAQLHATIHAAYQRHLEATWLRERGPHAKQQSPEIGITDD from the coding sequence ATGACGATGCATAAGCTCACTGCCGGCAACGGGTATGAGTACCTGATCCGGCAAGTCGCTGCTGTCGACACCACCGCGCGCGGCCGGGCCCCGCTGATCGACTACTACTCGACCAAAGGCGAATCTCCGGGCCGATGGGTGGGATCGGGTCTGGCATCGCTGTCCTCGACAAGGGCACGTCCGGTGCCCCCCGAAGACCTCGCGAAAGTTTGGGCCGTACCGGTTGATTCGCCGGTCACCGAGGCCCAAATGAAGGCCCTGTTCGGGGAAGGCTTGCACCCCAACGCCGATGCGATCACCAAGTATGTCGCCGAATGCGGCGTGCGCGGCCTCGCGGCCGCCGAAGCCGCCAAACTGGGCCGCAAGTTCCATATCCGCGACAGCGAAACCACCTTTGTGCGCGCCCTGGCAGTGGCCTACCGCGATCACAACGAAGAAGCCGGCCTGCACTGGAACGCGCCCATCGCCGCGCCCACGCGCGCCGCGATCCGCACCGTTGTCGCGCGCCGAATGTTCGCTGAGCAGTACAAGCGCGCGCCCGCCGACGATCGCGAACTCAGTGGGTTTATCGCGCGGGAAACTCGCGCGCGCACGACCGCGGTCGCCGGCTACGACTTGACGTTTTCGCCCGTGAAGTCAGTGTCGACGCTGTGGGCGATCGCACCGCGCGCCGTCGCAACAGTGGTAGAGGAATGTCACGACGTAGCGGTCGGTGATGCGCTGGCGTGGCTAGAAACTCACGCCGCATTTACCCGTTCAGGTAAGGGTGGTGTCGCCCAGGTCGACACCACCGGGCTGCTCGGGGCGGCGTTCACCCACCGCGATTCACGCGCTGGCGATCCTGATCTGCACACCCATGTCGCGATCTCCAACAAGGTCGCCACGGTGGGCCCTGACGGTGTGTTGCGTTGGCTGGCGCTTGACGGGCAGCCTGTGCACCAGTTCACCGTGGCCGCCTCCGAGCTGTACAACACGCGCCTGGAAGCCCACCTTGGACAGCGACTGCAGCTGCGGTTCGCTGATGTGGTCGGCGAGGGCCGCGGCAAGAGGCCGGTGCGTGAAATCGTGGGAATCTCAGTCGAGCTGATGGCCGCGTGGTCGTCGCGGCGGCTGGCCATCGAAGCCCGCACCGCCGATCTGGCCAAGCAGTTTCAAGCCGCCCACGGCCGCGAGCCGACCCACGTGGAAACCATCGCGTTGGCTCAACAAGCGACCCTAGAGACCCGCGAAGCCAAACACGAACCCCGATCATTCGCCGAGCAGCGCCACATGTGGCGCGGCCAAGCGATCGAGGTGCTCGGCGCTGTGCGGGAGCTGACCGCGATGCTGGGCACCGTCTTGTCCGCGCCGGCGCCCCAAATCGATGCTGTCGATGACGACTGGATCACCGCGCGCGCTGCCCAAGTCATCGCCACGGTTGCCCGGTCCCGCGCGACCTGGCAACGCCACCACGTGTTCGCCGAGGCGCAGCGCCTCGTTCGTGGCAGCGGGCACGCCGCCGACGAGACGCTGGCCGACAAGATCACCGAGACTGCTTTGGCCGAGCCGCTGTCGGTTCAGCACATCGATATCGACGACGGTGAAATGGGAGAACCTGCGCAGCTGCGTCGCCGCGATGGAACCAGCGTGCATAGCCGCCACGGCAGCGCTACCTACACCTCTCAGGAGCTGCTGGCCGCTGAGCGACGCATCGTTGCTGCCGCCCTCCGACGCGGCGGGCGCACGGTCGAGGACATCGATATCGAGCTGGCGCTGGCAGACTCGGCCGCACGCGATAAGCAACTCAACGAGGGCCAGGTCGCACTGGTCCGGGAAATGGCAAGCAGCGGGCGCCGAGTGGCGTTGGCGCTGGCCCCGGCCGGTACCGGGAAGACCACGGCGATGGCCGCGCTGTCGCATGCGTGGCGCTCCTCGGGCGCGACCATCGTCGGCTTAGCCCCCACCGCGGCGGCAGCCATCGAACTGGGCGAGGATCTGTCGGCCCCGACCGACACCATCGCCAAATACGTCTGGTCGGCCGACCCGGCCAGCGGGTCGAGTCGCTCTGCCCCACCGCCATGGTTCACCAACGTCGGACGCGACACGCTCATCATCATCGACGAGGCCGGCAAAGCCGGAACGCTCGAACTTGATGCGGTGATCACCCACGCCTTAGCCCGTGGCGCCAGCATCCGGCTGGTCGGTGATGACTGCCAACTCGCGTCGATCTCAGCCGGTGGCGTGCTGCGCAACATCGCCCACAAGACCGATTCACTGACGCTGTCTCAGTTGGTTCGCTTTGGCTCCACCGCCGAAAGCGCAGCGACCCTGGCGATCCGCAGAGGAGACCCCTCTGGACTCGGGTTTTACATCGACCACCAGCGTGTGCACGTCGGTGCCGATCACACCGCCGCCGACATGGCCTACACCGCGTGGGCCGCCGACCTCGACGCGGGCCGCGATTCCCTCCTGTTAGCACCCACCAACGCCATCGTCGATACCCTCAACGCCCGAGCCCGACTCGATCGCCTCGCCGCGGCTGACCCGGCAACACGGCGCGGCCACGAAATCACCCTTTCTGATCGGCTTGCCGCCTCTCCCGGCGACCTTATTCGCACCCGCCGCAATGCCCGCCGGCTGCGCTTGAGCCCCACCGATTACGTGCGCAACGGCTACCGCTTCCAAATCCTGGAAATCCACCGAAACGGCAGCATCAAAGCCCGCCACCTCGGCAGCGGCCAAACAGTGCGCCTCCCCGCCCACTACGTCATAAAGCACGTCACCCTCGGCTATGCGGCAACCATTGACTCCGCACAAGGACTCACCGCCGGACACGCCTGCCACATCGTCGGTGCCGGGAGTCTCACTCGCCAACTGCTCTACGTGGCATTAACTCGCGGCCGCATCGAAAACCACATCTATCTATCCACCGCGGAATCCGACCCGCACCGGGTGTTGTCGCCCAAAGCAACTCACCCCGAAACGGCCGTCGATGTCCTGACCAAAACGCTGTCACGCGACGGCGCACAAGTCTCGGCCACCAGTGCCGCACGCGAAGCCCGCGACCCCTTCGTGCGGTTGGGCCCGGCCGCGGCGATGTACTACAACGCCTTGGGCGACGCCGCCCAGGCCCTGGCTTCCCCGGCCCTGCTGGCCCAACTGCACATCACCGCCGATCAGCTCTATCCAGGGTTGACCCGCGCCGAAGCATGGCCAGTGCTCTGCAAACACTTGGCGATCATCGGCGCCGACGGGCGCGACCCGTTCGCCACACTGACCGAGGCCGCCAGCGTAGGCGAGCTTTTCAGTGCCCACGATCCCGCCGCGGTGCTCGACTGGCGCATCGACCCCACCGGCGGACACTCTGCCGGTATCGGGCCGCTGCGCTGGCTGCCCGCCACTCCCACTTTGCTGGCCAACGACCCCGCATGGGAGAACTGCCTGACCGGTCGCGCCGTGCTGGTTGCCGAGCTGGCAGACCAGATCCGTGAAACCGTCACCCACCAATGGACACCGGCGACCGCGCCGGCCTGGGCCAAACCCGTGCTGGCCGCCAACCCCCAACTCGCCGCCGAAATCGCGGTCTTCCGCGCCGCCCACAACGTGGTTGCCGAAGACACCACCCTGCTCGGCCCACCCCAATACGCCGTGCGCGCCCGCACCATCCAAAAACTCCTCGAAAACCGGGCTCAAGCGGTGGTGCGCACCCAAAGCCCGCATGCTCGCCGCTTTGAGCAGCTGATCGACTCCATCGATCCGCGCATCCGCGCCGACGGGTACTGGCCCCAACTGGCCGCCCACCTCGCCCAAGCCGCCACCAGCCGGCCCGACCTGCCCGGCCTCGTTCGCGCGGCCGCCATCCAACGTCCGCTCCCCGACGAGCTGCCCGCCGCCGCGCTGTGGTGGCGTCTTGCCGCCGAACTCACGCCCGCGGCCACCGTCGATGCCCCCCACACCGGCCTGCGCCCTGCCTGGATCGCTGACTTGCACAACGTCTTTGGGTCAGCAACCGCGCAATCCATCGTCGCCGATCCCGCCTGGCCCGGCCTCGTCTCAGCTGTCAATGCCGCCGACCCCACCCGCTGGACCCCCGCCGACCTTCTTCACGTCGCCGCCGAGCACCTGGCCGACGTCGACCCCGACCACACCATCCCCGCCTACCAATACGCCCGCACCATCACCTACACCGTCGACCTGATCGGCGGCCACCACGACCACGCCGACCACCCGCTACCCGAACAACCCCCACTGCACCCCGAGGAAGAAGAACAACTTCCCCCCGACCCCCACGCAACCAGGATTGACATGCCTGCCACCGACCTGTCTACGCAACCGTGGCACCCCGAACTCGTTGAGCCCGACCCGACCAACACCCCGCTTGAGACCGCCGACGAACTCGCCGGCCTGGACTTCGACGACCTCCCCCGCCACCGCGTGGCACCCCCGCCACTGCCGGCCGCTCTGCTTGACCTCACCAGCTTGCGGACCCAATACCAGCAGGCGCTGGCCGACCATCAGGCCCTGCATGCCCGCGCCGCAATTGGTGACGGACCGGCAATGCGCCAAGCCACCCCGCGCATCCGCGAACTGCGCCAGCGCGCCGACGCCGACCGCCCCTACTTGATCGCCGTTCACGACGTGACCGCCGAATGGGCCGACGCCGAAGCCGAATACGAGACAGCGCTAAGCCATGTCGACTGGGCGCGCAACCAGCTCGACGAGCTGCAGGCTCAACCTGACGTCGACCCACTTGACATCGCCTCGGCCAAACTCGATGTCCAACTGCGACTCATGGCACTCCCCGACACTGCGCCCGCCGAGCGCTATCAGGCTGCGCTTCGCGAAGCACTCGCGGCGCGTGCAAAGGCCGCCGGCGGCGCGGACCGCGTCATCAGCGGTGACGACGTCGACAACGTCATCGCCGAAGCACGATCCGAAGACGATCGCGCCGTGCTGGCCGCCCGCCGGCGCTCCAGCCAGCTGCGCCGTGACCTTGACCGCGCAGAACTGGCTGCCGCCGCCGCGTTCGCGGCCGCCGAAACCCGTTCGGCCGAGCACATCACCGCCCAACTCGGCCAACTGGCCATCGAGCTACGCGTGCTCGAAGCCGCCAGCCGCTTCCAACCGCACCGCCCCCTCAGCCTTGCCAACAGTGCCGCCGCCGACCTCTCCCCCGCCATAGCCGCCGCCATCACCAGCACCGCAAGGCTGCCCTTCGCCGTCACGGTCGTGCACGCCCAACCCTCGCCCGAGCGCCGCGCCGCCCTGCACACCCTGCACAGCGCGGCTGCAGCCTCCGAACGAAAGATCCTGTGGTGCAGCCCTACTCGCGAACAAGCCGAGGACGCCGTGACCAACGAGCTCGCCGACACCGCTGCCACCATCACCGAAACCCACGCCACCATCACCAACAAAAAGTCGCAGTCGCCGTTACCCCCCGGCAGTCTCATCATCATCGACGACGCCGCCAGCGCCGACCCTGCAATAATCGCCGACCTCGCCGAACACGCCGCGGCCAACCAGTCCGGCCTTGTCCTGCTCGACACGACCGGCCAAACGTGGCCACCCAAGCCTGCCCAGCGGCTCCTGCGACTCGTCGCCACCGAATTACCCTGGACGACAACCATCGGCGCGCCCCCAACGTCGGCTGTCATCAACCGCGGGACCCCGCCCGACCTCGACCCCGCGCTCACCCAGGCAGGGCGCCTGCACCCAGCCATACTCGACGAGCGACTGCGCGACAGCCTCGCACGCGCCGCCCAGCTCCACGCCACCATCCACGCCGCCTACCAGCGACACCTTGAGGCCACCTGGCTTCGCGAACGCGGCCCCCACGCCAAGCAACAATCTCCAGAAATCGGCATCACCGATGACTGA